One window of the Psilocybe cubensis strain MGC-MH-2018 chromosome 12, whole genome shotgun sequence genome contains the following:
- a CDS encoding Alpha-1,2 mannosyltransferase KTR1: MNTTARYLIAVFFFIISIHYIFSFTHESYGRATSLSNLKNKLIPGSSSTPASDTLENIPSEPYGGHTNETLAIDYHANATFVILARNNDLNGAVRSIREIEDRFNRRYRYPYVFLNEEPFTAEFKSRISVLTSSKVEFGVIPKEHWYQPDSIDEEKAKASRDKMVEQNIIYGGSVSYRNMCRFNSGFFFKHPLMLKYRWYWRIEPDVHFHCDILYDPFVFMEKQKKVYSFTITMYEYQATIPTLWGHVMDFVKLHPEYVAKDNSLGFMSTDNGASYNLCHFWSNFEIADMEFWRGPAYTAFFEYLDKQGGFYYERWGDAPVHSIAAALFASRDQIHFFDDIGYEHNPYTHCPKGKGAWQKGRCSCDPLKSFDYDGYSCMSKWDRFIES; this comes from the exons ATGAATACCACCGCACGATATTTAATTGccgtttttttcttcatt ATATCCATCCACTATATCTTCAGCTTCACTCACGAATCCTATGGCCGTGCCACCTCACTATCTAACCTGAAAAATAAACTTATTCCAGGCTCGAGCTCGACGCCTGCCTCGGACACACTTGAAAACATTCCTTCAGAGCCGTACGGCGGCCATACTAACGAAACCCTCGCCATTGACTACCATGCGAACGCCACGTTTGTTATTCTTGCACGGAACAACGACCTGAACGGGGCAGTACGCAGTATTAGGGAGATCGAGGACAGATTCAACAGGCGCTATCGATACCCTTACGTGTTTTTGAACGAGGAGCCGTTCACAGCAGAATTCAAGAG TCGTATTTCCGTGCTCACATCTTCCAAAGTCGAGTTCGGTGTCATTCCCAAGGAGCATTGGTATCAGCCCGACTCCATCGACGAAGAGAAAGCGAAAGCCAGCCGTGACAAGATGGTAGAACAGAACATCATCTACGGAGGCAGTGTATCATACCGAAACATGTGTCGGTTTAATTCTGGA TTCTTTTTCAAACACCCTTTGATGCTCAAGTACCGCTGGTACTGGCGTATTGA ACCCGATGTTCACTTCCACTGCGACATTCTCTACGATCCTTTCGTCTTCAtggaaaagcaaaagaaagttTATT CTTTCACGATCACGATGTATGAATACCAAGCCACAATCCCCACACTTTGGGGCCATGTCATGG ACTTTGTGAAACTCCACCCAGAATATGTGGCCAAAGATAACTCACTCGGCTTCATGTCGACAGACAACGGCGCCAGCTACAATCTCTGCCATT TCTGGAGTAACTTTGAAATCGCCGACATGGAATTCTGGCGAGGGCCTGCGTACACCGCCTTCTTCGAGTACCTCGACAAACAGGGCGGGTTCTACTACGAG CGCTGGGGCGACGCACCTGTACACTCCATCGCCGCCGCGCTCTTCGCCTCGCGCGACCAGATCCACTTCTTCGATGATATCGGGTACGAGCACAACCCATACACCCATTGCCCTAAAGGCAAAGGCGCCTGGCAGAAAGGGAGATGCTCATGTGACCCTTTGAAGAGCTTCG ACTATGATGGATACTCGTGCATGAGCAAGTGGGATCGATTTATTGAATCGTAG